In Paenibacillus larvae subsp. larvae, the following proteins share a genomic window:
- a CDS encoding ABC transporter ATP-binding protein, translating to MIRFEHVSKKYDDGFIALKELNLEFAAGKLHVLIGPSGCGKSTTMKLINRLINPSKGKIFIKDKDISQIDPVKLRRNIGYVIQNIGLFPHMTITKNVGVVPRLLKWDHNRIEKRVDELLRLVNLDPDTYRNRYPYELSGGQQQRIGVIRALAAEPDIILMDEPFSALDPLSREQLQDDIISLQEKLKKTIIFVTHDMDEAIKIADNIVLMKNGEVVQQGRPEEILRHPANDFVKNFIGTKRLQIGVPDTIPVVDEVMVNHVVTAYPGRGMAEALKMMEKGRVDSLVIVNKENQLIGYTTIFQILNRYREENITLGDITKPFKHVVRSGTSLADAVYMMNEHNLSILPVIKGHNDFVGLLTKGSVVKHMADVYTPSVEGGDDA from the coding sequence ATGATTCGATTCGAACATGTAAGCAAAAAATATGACGACGGCTTTATAGCACTCAAAGAACTGAATTTGGAATTTGCCGCAGGCAAACTTCATGTCCTGATTGGCCCGAGCGGCTGCGGGAAATCTACCACTATGAAACTGATAAACCGCCTGATTAATCCCTCCAAAGGCAAAATTTTTATCAAGGATAAAGACATCTCTCAGATTGATCCCGTAAAATTGAGACGAAATATCGGATATGTCATCCAAAACATCGGACTGTTTCCACATATGACGATTACCAAGAATGTGGGAGTAGTTCCCCGTTTACTTAAATGGGATCATAACCGGATTGAAAAACGCGTGGATGAACTGCTCCGTTTAGTCAATCTTGACCCTGATACATACCGGAACCGCTATCCTTATGAACTCAGCGGAGGCCAACAGCAAAGAATTGGAGTCATTCGGGCCTTGGCAGCAGAGCCGGACATTATTTTGATGGATGAACCATTTAGTGCCCTTGACCCGCTCAGCAGGGAGCAATTGCAGGATGACATCATCTCCTTGCAGGAAAAGCTCAAAAAGACCATTATTTTCGTAACCCATGATATGGACGAAGCAATTAAGATAGCCGATAATATCGTGCTGATGAAAAATGGAGAGGTAGTTCAACAAGGCCGCCCGGAGGAAATTCTCCGCCATCCGGCTAATGACTTCGTCAAGAACTTTATCGGAACTAAGCGGCTTCAAATTGGTGTGCCTGATACGATTCCGGTTGTGGATGAAGTAATGGTGAATCACGTCGTAACCGCTTATCCGGGAAGGGGAATGGCTGAAGCCTTGAAGATGATGGAAAAAGGTCGTGTAGATTCTCTGGTGATTGTCAATAAAGAGAATCAGCTTATCGGCTACACGACAATCTTCCAAATTCTGAACAGATATCGGGAGGAGAACATTACACTTGGAGACATTACGAAACCGTTTAAGCATGTGGTCCGTTCGGGAACTTCCCTGGCAGATGCGGTTTACATGATGAACGAACATAATTTATCCATTTTGCCGGTTATTAAAGGGCATAATGATTTCGTAGGTCTTTTAACCAAGGGTAGTGTCGTCAAACATATGGCAGACGTATATACTCCTTCGGTAGAAGGAGGAGATGATGCATGA
- a CDS encoding ABC transporter permease gives MQLFWNYIRENWVDLLSLTYDHILMVFIGIFSALVVGIPLGMLAARRKRLAPVIMTIGNILQVFPSLAMLVLLMIVFGLGFKTVVIGLFLYSLMPIIRNTYVGLKQVDPSITEAGRGVGMSSTQLLFKVQLPLSLPFIMTGIRVAAVIAIGVATIAPLVGGGGLGREIYSGINMDNAARLYAGAVPAALLALIADLLFGRLEKKMKLDR, from the coding sequence ATGCAACTATTTTGGAATTATATCCGTGAGAACTGGGTTGATTTACTCAGTCTCACTTATGACCATATTTTGATGGTCTTTATCGGGATTTTTTCTGCACTTGTCGTCGGCATTCCTCTTGGGATGCTTGCGGCAAGAAGAAAAAGGCTGGCACCGGTTATTATGACAATCGGAAACATCCTGCAAGTTTTTCCGAGCCTTGCCATGCTGGTGCTGTTAATGATCGTTTTCGGGCTTGGCTTCAAGACCGTTGTGATCGGATTGTTTCTATATTCCTTAATGCCTATTATCCGGAACACCTATGTAGGCTTAAAGCAGGTTGACCCGTCCATTACGGAAGCGGGAAGAGGAGTCGGCATGAGTTCTACCCAGCTCTTATTTAAAGTTCAGCTTCCGTTATCCCTGCCGTTTATCATGACCGGCATCCGGGTAGCGGCGGTTATTGCTATCGGTGTTGCGACGATTGCTCCTCTTGTTGGAGGAGGAGGTCTCGGACGCGAAATTTATTCCGGAATTAATATGGATAATGCGGCCAGACTGTATGCGGGTGCCGTTCCGGCAGCTCTTCTGGCCTTGATTGCAGATTTGTTATTCGGTCGCCTAGAGAAAAAGATGAAACTGGATCGTTAA
- a CDS encoding 6-phospho-beta-glucosidase, with protein MREKLKIVVIGGGSSYTPEIIEGFISQHKHLPVGEIWLVDIPQGEHKLNIVGNLANRMVEKSGLPIEVHLTLDRREALKGADFVSTQMRVGLLEARIWDETIPLKYGVIGQETTGPGGMMKALRTIPALIGIAGDMEELCPDAWLLNFTNPAGMVTEAVMKYSSIKTIGLCNAPIGMQKWLMKTYQVAAEKIYTEFVGLNHLHWITQVRVNGESKLEELLDDREGYSAKNVEQMSWNPAFIRSLGAIPSYYLKYYYLTDEMLKEQIASSKEQGTRAQVVKQVEDELFELYKDPDLKEKPKQLEKRGGAYYSEAAVNLMKSLFNVTKDIQTVNVRNGKTLDFLPEDSCIEVNCIITGQGPIPLSVSHVPEATKGLIQAVKSYEILTIEAAVTGDKGTALQALAHHPLITSVNTAEKLLDEMLEHNKLYLPKFFN; from the coding sequence ATGAGGGAAAAGTTGAAAATCGTTGTTATCGGTGGAGGCTCCTCTTACACGCCGGAAATTATTGAAGGATTTATTTCACAGCATAAACATCTGCCGGTAGGAGAAATTTGGCTTGTCGATATTCCTCAGGGTGAACACAAGCTGAATATTGTCGGTAATTTGGCCAACCGGATGGTTGAAAAATCAGGTCTGCCGATTGAGGTTCATCTTACCTTAGACAGACGTGAGGCTTTGAAAGGGGCGGATTTTGTTTCCACCCAAATGCGTGTAGGTCTGCTGGAAGCAAGGATTTGGGATGAGACTATTCCGCTCAAATATGGGGTAATCGGCCAGGAGACCACCGGTCCAGGGGGAATGATGAAGGCACTGCGGACGATACCGGCCCTGATCGGGATTGCGGGGGATATGGAGGAACTTTGTCCGGATGCCTGGCTTCTTAACTTTACAAATCCCGCAGGAATGGTAACGGAAGCGGTGATGAAGTACAGTTCCATAAAAACGATAGGTCTGTGTAATGCGCCGATCGGTATGCAAAAATGGCTTATGAAAACTTATCAAGTGGCGGCAGAGAAGATCTATACGGAATTCGTCGGATTGAATCATCTTCACTGGATTACTCAAGTAAGGGTGAATGGAGAGTCCAAACTGGAAGAATTGTTAGATGATCGTGAAGGTTACTCTGCAAAAAATGTGGAACAAATGTCCTGGAACCCTGCCTTTATCCGTTCCCTTGGGGCAATTCCGTCCTATTATCTGAAATATTATTACTTAACGGATGAGATGCTGAAGGAGCAGATAGCCTCTTCCAAGGAACAGGGAACCCGTGCCCAGGTTGTAAAACAAGTAGAGGATGAGCTCTTCGAACTTTATAAGGACCCTGACTTGAAAGAAAAACCGAAACAGCTCGAAAAGCGGGGCGGCGCCTATTACTCGGAGGCGGCTGTTAATTTAATGAAGTCATTATTTAATGTTACAAAGGATATTCAGACTGTAAATGTGCGGAACGGGAAGACGCTTGATTTCCTGCCGGAGGATTCGTGTATTGAGGTAAACTGCATTATTACGGGACAGGGCCCTATTCCACTTTCGGTAAGTCATGTGCCTGAAGCCACAAAAGGATTAATCCAAGCGGTTAAATCTTATGAGATTTTAACGATAGAGGCAGCTGTAACCGGGGACAAGGGAACGGCGCTTCAGGCTTTGGCACATCATCCTCTTATCACCTCCGTCAATACGGCGGAGAAACTGTTGGATGAAATGCTGGAGCATAACAAACTTTATCTGCCCAAGTTTTTTAATTAA
- a CDS encoding ABC transporter permease, with translation MNVFITYWSERTGDIMTALGEHIMITFVSVILGCLVAIPLGIFLAGNRVKFINSIVFMISNVLQTIPSLALLAMLIPLLGVGIKPAIFALFLYSIMPILRNTYTGFRSVDLNLIEGARGMGYSTRQRLFLIQLPLSFPYIMSGIRTTTVYIISWATLATLIGGGGLGQLIFSGMGVNKNEMIVTGALLAVVLALVIDFILGRVEIFVDNKVKSKPVQV, from the coding sequence ATGAATGTGTTTATAACCTATTGGAGTGAACGGACCGGGGATATTATGACTGCACTTGGGGAACATATCATGATTACCTTTGTTTCAGTTATACTGGGATGCCTGGTAGCCATTCCTCTTGGCATTTTCCTCGCTGGAAACCGGGTTAAATTCATTAACAGCATTGTGTTCATGATTTCTAACGTTCTTCAGACCATCCCGAGTTTGGCTTTGTTGGCCATGCTGATCCCGCTTCTTGGTGTAGGGATAAAACCGGCCATTTTTGCTCTTTTCTTATATTCGATCATGCCGATCTTGCGCAATACCTATACGGGTTTCCGCTCTGTGGACCTAAATCTGATAGAAGGGGCCCGGGGGATGGGTTACAGTACGAGACAAAGGTTGTTCCTGATCCAGCTTCCGCTTTCGTTTCCGTACATTATGTCCGGCATAAGGACCACAACGGTCTATATCATCAGCTGGGCCACATTGGCTACTTTGATTGGAGGTGGAGGCCTGGGCCAACTGATATTCTCGGGCATGGGAGTGAATAAGAACGAGATGATTGTAACCGGGGCGCTGCTGGCCGTGGTCTTGGCTTTAGTCATTGATTTTATTCTGGGACGGGTTGAAATTTTTGTCGACAATAAAGTCAAAAGCAAACCGGTGCAAGTCTGA
- a CDS encoding N-acetylglucosamine kinase, with amino-acid sequence MSYYLGLDAGGTKTYAVIVDETGRVAGRGRSGLGNHQTNRPRAEQNIRLAVDLALQDAQLQKVDIDFAYFGLAGADREPDFTILRPIIAGLGFSKYEIACDTIIAMRAGTSRPFGVVVICGTGTNCSGMNRQGESYQCGGFSYMFGDYGGGGVLAVEAFRSVIREWDGRGRPTLLTKLVLQRLGYSTTEAMFHDFLDHGKRVPSDLAELLFEASAQGDEVALDLLRYQGEELGRSVQAVVRRLRLEQEELDVVLAGSVLTRGQGDYVIRHIAGMAVESAPRSHVRKLDCEPLVGALLLAMERDDRSIEPDIQQRLKQIQMEPRE; translated from the coding sequence GTGAGCTACTACTTAGGTTTGGATGCCGGCGGAACCAAAACATACGCTGTCATTGTTGATGAAACGGGCCGCGTTGCGGGACGGGGAAGAAGCGGTCTGGGTAATCACCAGACGAACAGGCCCCGGGCAGAGCAGAATATCCGGCTGGCGGTGGACCTGGCCCTTCAAGATGCGCAGCTGCAAAAAGTAGATATTGATTTTGCCTATTTCGGGCTGGCTGGAGCTGACCGTGAGCCGGACTTTACTATACTGAGACCGATTATTGCAGGTCTCGGGTTTTCGAAGTATGAGATTGCTTGCGATACCATTATCGCCATGCGGGCAGGTACCTCCCGGCCGTTTGGAGTGGTCGTCATTTGTGGAACCGGTACCAACTGTTCCGGCATGAACCGCCAGGGTGAAAGCTATCAATGCGGCGGGTTCAGCTACATGTTCGGGGATTATGGCGGAGGGGGGGTTCTGGCAGTCGAAGCTTTCCGGTCTGTCATCCGGGAATGGGACGGCAGAGGACGTCCTACCCTGCTGACAAAGCTGGTACTCCAGCGGTTGGGATATTCAACCACGGAGGCCATGTTTCATGATTTTCTCGACCACGGCAAGAGAGTCCCCTCGGATTTGGCTGAGCTGCTTTTTGAAGCATCGGCCCAAGGGGATGAAGTAGCCCTTGACCTGTTGCGTTACCAGGGAGAGGAATTGGGGCGTTCAGTTCAGGCGGTTGTGAGAAGGCTTAGGCTTGAACAAGAGGAGCTTGATGTGGTCCTGGCCGGAAGTGTCCTGACACGAGGACAAGGAGACTACGTAATCCGCCATATAGCCGGTATGGCTGTGGAATCGGCTCCCCGAAGCCATGTCCGCAAGCTGGATTGTGAACCTCTGGTTGGTGCGTTGTTATTGGCGATGGAACGGGATGACCGTTCAATAGAACCTGATATTCAACAGCGTTTGAAGCAAATCCAAATGGAACCCAGGGAGTGA
- a CDS encoding GNAT family N-acetyltransferase, protein MHVRSFQLSDYHSVTVLLQNCLSEDCFDETIKAFAKQLHWDGELVLVAEEQEEVIGLIIGTIDNDNGYYYRVAVEPSHRRKGVGKLLIESMRQRFLQRHVHKIIVNVDQFNERILPVYESAGYSASDFSRANGLSILKQASM, encoded by the coding sequence ATGCATGTACGTTCATTTCAACTGTCTGATTACCATTCTGTAACCGTGCTCCTGCAGAATTGTCTAAGTGAGGATTGCTTTGATGAAACGATTAAAGCGTTTGCCAAACAGCTTCATTGGGATGGGGAACTGGTGCTGGTTGCAGAGGAGCAGGAAGAAGTAATAGGCCTGATAATCGGTACAATCGATAACGATAACGGATACTACTACCGAGTGGCAGTAGAACCTTCCCACCGTCGTAAAGGAGTCGGCAAATTATTGATCGAGTCCATGAGACAGAGATTTCTCCAACGGCATGTTCACAAGATTATCGTGAATGTTGACCAGTTCAACGAACGAATTTTGCCTGTTTATGAATCTGCGGGTTACAGCGCCTCTGATTTCAGCCGGGCAAATGGGCTTTCCATACTAAAACAAGCAAGCATGTAG
- a CDS encoding glycine betaine ABC transporter substrate-binding protein gives MKKIIKRMSLLVIVSALVMTITGCGKSDRIIIGTQTSSEPKILASMYKLLIEDRTDLKVDVLPDLASSPVVISAMKKGEIQMATLYTGEIFNNYFPVKETKDRGEVLKQAQEGFKEHFNFKWFDPLGFENTYAFTVRSELAKENNLKTISDVKNMASKMTLGVDTTWLERENDGYPAFTKYYDIQFGQTLPMEIALVYNAVASKKVDIVLAYSTDARLKEYNLQTLVDDKQFFPPYDASPVIKQEVLDAHPEIAEVIGELIGKIDAETMINLNYEVDVNKRNEKKVAEEYLKKIGLL, from the coding sequence ATGAAAAAAATAATCAAACGAATGTCCCTCCTTGTGATCGTTTCTGCGCTGGTTATGACTATTACCGGGTGCGGTAAAAGTGACAGGATCATTATCGGGACTCAAACATCGTCAGAACCCAAGATTCTGGCTTCCATGTATAAACTGCTCATTGAAGATAGGACGGATCTGAAAGTTGACGTGCTTCCTGACCTGGCTTCCAGTCCGGTCGTTATTAGTGCCATGAAAAAAGGGGAGATTCAAATGGCTACCCTGTATACGGGGGAGATTTTTAATAACTATTTTCCCGTCAAAGAGACTAAAGATCGTGGAGAAGTGCTAAAACAGGCCCAGGAAGGATTTAAGGAACATTTTAATTTCAAATGGTTTGATCCGTTAGGTTTTGAAAATACGTATGCCTTTACGGTCAGGAGTGAACTGGCCAAGGAAAACAACCTGAAAACCATATCGGATGTAAAAAATATGGCTTCGAAGATGACGCTTGGAGTAGATACAACATGGCTGGAACGTGAAAATGACGGATATCCTGCTTTCACCAAATACTATGATATTCAGTTTGGGCAGACGCTTCCGATGGAAATAGCGCTTGTCTATAACGCTGTTGCCAGTAAAAAGGTGGACATCGTGCTTGCCTACTCTACTGATGCGCGTCTGAAAGAGTACAATCTGCAAACCCTGGTGGATGACAAGCAATTTTTCCCTCCTTATGACGCCTCACCGGTTATCAAACAGGAAGTGCTGGATGCTCATCCGGAAATTGCGGAGGTTATCGGTGAATTAATCGGAAAAATTGACGCAGAAACCATGATTAATCTCAACTACGAGGTAGATGTGAACAAGCGGAACGAGAAAAAAGTGGCGGAAGAGTACTTAAAGAAGATAGGTTTGCTTTAA